Proteins encoded in a region of the Carassius carassius chromosome 49, fCarCar2.1, whole genome shotgun sequence genome:
- the LOC132132682 gene encoding smoothelin-like protein 1, with protein METLHQQAGGGKTAAGLNKDQKPANVTSGAQYNAQRMAQAKTFSPPTSTSFPKTVGSLAQSHVARVKVPGGSAVGSPNTKDVKLMLLDWCRVKTEPYEGVNIQNFSSSWADGLAFCALVHRFFPEGFEYCTLDPNDRRANFEKAFKTAERLADCPRLLDVDDLMRMREPDWKCVYTYIQEFYRCLVEKGLVKTKKKVP; from the exons ATGGAGACCCTGCATCAGCAGGCTGGTGGAGGAAAGACAGCTGCTGGTCTGAATAAGGACCAGAAACCCGCTAATGTTACGAGCGGAGCTCAGTACAATGCACAGA GGATGGCTCAGGCAAAAACATTTTCTCCACCAACCTCTACTTCCTTTCCAAAAACTGTGGGCAG CCTGGCTCAGTCCCATGTGGCCAGGGTTAAAGTGCCGGGCGGCTCGGCAGTCGGGAGCCCAAATACCAAAGATGTCAAACTAATGCTGCTGGACTGGTGCCGAGTCAAGACTGAACCATATGAG GGTGTGAACATCCAAAATTTCTCATCTAGCTGGGCAGACGGTCTGGCGTTTTGTGCCCTGGTGCACAGATTCTTCCCAGAGGGCTTTGAATATTGCACTCTTGACCCCAATGATCGCAGGGCCAACTTTGAGAAGGCATTCAAGACTGCAGA GAGACTAGCTGACTGTCCTCGCCTGCTGGACGTTGATGACTTGATGCGGATGCGAGAGCCCGACTGGAAGTGTGTGTACACGTATATCCAGGAATTTTACCGCTGCCTCGTTGAGAAAGGCCTTGTCAAGACTAAAAAGAAGGTGCCATAG